CAAGTCTAtaaaagctaaatgcttttcacgtggacaattgtattatctggagtgaaaattgcctctacattttcgttctgttcggtcagacaaagtatcagataAAGAAAATCTGATATCTTATTTTTATGTCTGTACAAGTATCGAGAGGTACAAGTATCGTCCATCAatactttgaatacaacgagcttctgctgcaacagtaaacttttttatacacagaTTTCCATGAACTCAtcgtttattttttctcttaaattgtttgagctgcacaaaaatttttttctcatgatatgaagtttaaaaattagaatggtaaatgttgcacatgttaaataaaattaagttttctGTGCAGACTTTTTTATTCGGGCAACGCCCGAATAgtattgtttttatcatttttattattttttgtccaGACAATGGTCTAGTATACAATTATAAAGGGAGCTCATAAAATGCATATCATACTTGGGCATACAACCATTAGAGGTCTGGTTGTAATCTAAGTCTATGATGCGTATAGCACAACTGACAGTGAATCAAGCATGGCGCTTACATACCAGTAAAATAAAGCCAGTTTTGCTAgagaattgtttttatttttaaagatggCTTAAAGAAAGAATGGTTTGAGTTCAATTTAACTACAGCAGTGGCAGCTTTGCAATGAGAATATGAAAAGCTGTACTAAAGATACTAAGATAAGTAAAAGGCTATCATTAAAGTAACGTAATACTCAAGCTAACTAGTTTTGCGTAGCATAGAATTGCAGTCTATTACAGAAATTGAATCttcaaatataatttattcaaaattttggcaaataatatattgttataaaaggTGTTAAAAAgtgaatttatttattttcaatgaggCCTGATGAGAAGTTATAACTGCTCGAAAACGGCAATCTGTTGCAGTTCCGCGAACAAGACTTTAATTTACTTGTTTACAAGATTGAGgcaaaaaataaaaccaaaaataaCATAGTTCCAAAATTAAAAAGGCATGTAGAAGGGTTTATGTAATGTTGGTGACTATCAGAGATTTACATAATTTTCAGATAGCCATGTTACCCTGGCAACCTCAACATCTATGATGGCGTCGGCTACCGGTACAACCATGCCTGCCACGTCTCCCATGGCTACCACAGCCATGCCTGCCACAACTAACATGCCAGCCGCCACTACCATGCCAGCCACCACCATGCCAGCCGCCACTACCATGCCAGCCACCACTAACATGCCAGCCACCACTAACATGCCAGCCACCACTACCATGCCAGTCACCACTAACATGCCAGCCCCCACTAACATGCCAGCTGCCACTAACATGCCAGCCGCCACTAACATGCCAGCCACCACTAACATGCCAGCCGCCACTAACATACCAGCCGCCACTACCATGCCAGCCGCCACTACTATGCCAGCTGCCACTACCATGCCAGCTGCCACTACCATGCAAGCAATCAGTAACATGCCAGGCACCACTAACATGCCAGCCGCCACTACCATGCCAGCCGCCACTACCATGCCAGCCGCCACTACCATGCCAGCTGCCACAACCATGGCAGCAATCACTAACATGCCAGCTGCAACTACCATGCCAGCCGCCACTACCATACCAGCTGCCACTACCATGCCAGCAATCACTAACATGCCAGCCGCAACTACCATGCCAGCCGCCACTACCATGCCAGCTGCCACTACCATGCCAGCCGCCACTACCATGCCAGCCGCCACTACCATGCCAGCCGCCGCTACAGTGCCAGCCGCCACTACCGTGCCAGCCGCCACTACAGTGCCAGCCGCTACTACCGTGCCAGCCGCCACTACCATGCTAGCCGCCACTACCATGCCAGCCGCCACTACCATGCCAGCCGCCACTACCATGCCAGCCGCCACTACCATGCCAGCCGCCACTACCAGGCCAGCCGCCACTACCATGCCAGCCGCCACTACCAGGCCTAGACTCATAACGTCAAAAGAGACAACCAtaaaaaaagaacaaacaaCTGCAGACGACTTTGGTAAGTAATAAATAGACATTAGCGTATCTACCTATTTAGCTGGCAGACTACATGTACTTCGTGAAACCAACATTGGTTGCCAAGAATTGAGCTAGGCGCCTTACACATCACTGACAATGTTTACACCAGCAATCCCACCAAGAGTCAGGTTAAAACAGCAATGTAATGATACATtgacaaaacacataaaatggcATGTTTATGACAAAAACGAATGAAATACATTTTGTGAAATTTCCATCAACTCATGCTTCATACCTATGCAACTTTTAGACCAACTGCAACAACAATGCTATTGTAACTTGTGTTTGTTGGTGGTTTCACAGGGATATAAATAACTgggcaataaaataaaaattgaaaagtcAATATAACCAGATTAGTATCAAAAGATGAAATAGTATAGAACTGCAATTAAAAGGAAACAAAATGGAACAAGAATAAACCAATGTTGATTCAACATAGCTGGCTCCTTACAAACTGGGTCTAGCTAACTATTAATACATGAGCAGAGGATGTATGTGTTCACCTAAAAGTATGATggtgatataataaaaaatcttgcGTCTAATATTTTCAGCGGCTTCGTCAAtgaatatgttattattaacaaaatgaatGTTCAAGGAAAAATGATTCAGACATTGACTATAACGTTCGCTAATTCACTTATATCACCATATGTGATTATACTGGATAACCAGACGCCACCACATCTGAATATACTAGATAACTAGATGTCACCATATCTGAATATACTAGATAACTAGATGTCCCCATATGTGAATGTACTAGATAACTAAATGTCACCATATCTGAATATACTAGATAACTAGATGTCACCATATGTGAATATACTAGATAACTAGATGTCACCATATGTGAATATACTAGATAACTAGATGTCACCATATGTGAATATACTAGATAACTAGATGTCACCATATGTGGATATACTAGATAACTAGATGTCATCACATCTGAATATACTAGATAACTAGATGTCACCATATGTGGATATATTAGATAACTAGATGTCACCATATGTAAATATACTAGATAACTAGATGTCACCATATGTGAATATACTAGTTGTCACCATATGTGAATATACTAGATGTCACCATATGTGAATATAGTAGATAACTAGATGTCACCATATGTGGATATACTAGATAACTAGATGTCACCATATCTGAATATACTAGATGTCACCATATCTGAATATGCTAGATAACTAGATGTCACCGTATGTGAATATACTAGATGTCACCGTATGTGGATATACTAGATAACTAGATGTCACCATATGTGAATATGCTAGATAACTAGGTGTCACCATATGTGAATATGCTAGATAACTAGGTGTCACCATATGTGAATATGCTAGATAACTAGATGTCACCGTATGTGAATATACTAGATAACTAGGTGTCACCATATGTGAATATGCTAGATAACTAGATGTCACCGTATGTGAATATACTAGATAACTAGATGTCACCGTATGTGAATATGCTAGATAACTAGGTGTCACCATATGTGAATATGCTAGATAACTAGGTGTCACCATATGTGAATATGCTAGATAACTAGATGTCCCCATATCTGAATATGCTAGATAACTAGATGTCACCGTATGTGAATATACTAGATGTCACCATATGTGAA
The sequence above is drawn from the Watersipora subatra chromosome 5, tzWatSuba1.1, whole genome shotgun sequence genome and encodes:
- the LOC137397426 gene encoding hepatitis A virus cellular receptor 1-like, whose amino-acid sequence is MASATGTTMPATSPMATTAMPATTNMPAATTMPATTMPAATTMPATTNMPATTNMPATTTMPVTTNMPAPTNMPAATNMPAATNMPATTNMPAATNIPAATTMPAATTMPAATTMPAATTMQAISNMPGTTNMPAATTMPAATTMPAATTMPAATTMAAITNMPAATTMPAATTIPAATTMPAITNMPAATTMPAATTMPAATTMPAATTMPAATTMPAAATVPAATTVPAATTVPAATTVPAATTMLAATTMPAATTMPAATTMPAATTMPAATTRPAATTMPAATTRPRLITSKETTIKKEQTTADDFDVGKNLKYASAYLLGAVGALLIVSAGIFIKVWTSQETPKIDPNIEFIFNKQKV